The Hymenobacter sp. 5317J-9 genome has a window encoding:
- a CDS encoding DUF4394 domain-containing protein gives MRLPLPKLLLIIAALAGFVPPARSQTVYGLVGPDDVLSFSLISFDATAPGAIALRGRVTGLVSGEFLVGIERRPATGQLLALGYRNSTAGQQLRLYELSMTTAAATAIGPAIALNLGNLSSRIGFSIDPTTDQLRVVTAGGNSYRLSSTTGALLATDSNLTYAATDPNAGQTPNVQAIGFTNNYSGSAATQLFGIDRTGNRLIQQAPGTNGTLATVGPLGLSLDAFDFGIAANAQTQTNSLYLMTSTATGQFSFTTNWYRVSAATGAATLVGTVGTPNWFYNIIDIAVPNSLITATRNQAEVAAEVSVSPNPTQGEASLSFRLHRASTVELRVTDALGRRVAAPPATTLAAGPQTLRWSPQCLAPGLYFLRLMVDGTPAATARLLVQ, from the coding sequence ATGCGTCTACCCTTACCCAAACTTCTGCTGATTATTGCCGCCTTAGCGGGGTTTGTGCCCCCGGCCCGGTCTCAAACGGTGTATGGCCTGGTGGGGCCCGACGACGTGCTGAGCTTTTCCCTGATTTCGTTTGATGCCACGGCACCGGGCGCCATCGCCCTCCGCGGACGCGTGACCGGGCTGGTGAGCGGTGAATTTCTGGTTGGCATCGAGCGGCGGCCCGCCACCGGACAATTGCTGGCGCTGGGCTACCGCAACAGCACCGCCGGGCAGCAGTTGCGCCTGTATGAGCTGAGTATGACCACTGCCGCCGCCACGGCCATCGGCCCGGCCATCGCGCTGAACCTGGGCAACCTGAGCAGCCGAATCGGCTTTAGCATCGACCCCACCACCGACCAGCTTCGCGTGGTGACGGCCGGCGGCAACAGCTACCGCCTCAGCTCCACCACGGGCGCCCTGTTGGCTACCGACAGCAACCTGACCTACGCCGCCACCGACCCTAACGCGGGCCAGACGCCGAACGTGCAGGCCATCGGCTTCACCAACAACTACAGCGGCAGCGCCGCCACCCAGCTGTTTGGCATCGACAGAACCGGCAACCGCCTCATTCAGCAAGCTCCTGGCACCAACGGCACGCTGGCCACGGTGGGCCCGCTGGGGCTTAGCCTCGACGCTTTCGACTTTGGCATTGCGGCAAATGCGCAAACGCAGACCAACAGCCTCTACCTGATGACATCTACCGCCACCGGGCAGTTTAGCTTCACCACCAATTGGTACCGCGTGAGTGCCGCCACGGGGGCGGCCACGCTGGTGGGCACGGTGGGCACTCCCAACTGGTTCTACAACATCATTGACATTGCGGTACCGAACTCCCTCATCACCGCCACCCGCAACCAAGCCGAAGTGGCGGCCGAGGTCAGCGTTTCTCCCAATCCCACTCAGGGGGAAGCCAGCCTCAGCTTTCGGTTGCACCGCGCCAGCACGGTGGAGTTGCGCGTGACAGATGCGCTGGGCCGCCGCGTGGCCGCGCCGCCGGCCACAACACTGGCCGCCGGTCCCCAAACGCTGCGCTGGTCGCCTCAGTGTCTGGCCCCCGGCCTCTATTTCCTCCGCCTGATGGTGGACGGCACCCCCGCCGCCACCGCGCGCCTGCTGGTGCAGTAG